The following proteins are encoded in a genomic region of Chelmon rostratus isolate fCheRos1 chromosome 3, fCheRos1.pri, whole genome shotgun sequence:
- the LOC121604557 gene encoding myelin-oligodendrocyte glycoprotein-like isoform X1, with the protein MIMKLVIALITASFAAGEPQAICPNQTIEAVEGENVDLQCYLDPWANVENYAVDWKRLDLNKVVYSYRHRQENHQAQMDQYRGRASLNHEDLSRGIMTLHISSVQLSDSGPYRCFVSKLMTRCNTTLIVKTKRDGSTTAGPPVDDVTVPNDHDAAKMKTVWVASVCGVAAFAAAAAAAAVLVKLCVCKKTAKGLKGQEEEMMPDNYEMENLRT; encoded by the exons ATGATCATGAAACTGGTAATTGCACTGATCACCGCATCGTTTGCTGCGG GAGAGCCTCAGGCCATTTGTCCAAATCAGACAATTGAGGCAGTGGAAGGTGAGAATGTCGATCTTCAATGTTATCTGGATCCCTGGGCCAACGTGGAGAATTATGCAGTGGACTGGAAAAGACTTGACCTCAACAAGGTGGTCTACTCTTATCGACATAGGCAGGAAAATCATCAAGCACAGATGGATCAGTACAGAGGCAGGGCAAGTCTCAACCATGAAGACCTGAGCAGAGGGATCATGACACTGCATATCTCCTCAGTACAGCTGTCTGACAGTGGACCATACAGATGCTTTGTCTCAAAACTGATGACCCGTTGTAACACTACCCTCATTG tgaagacaaagagagatggTTCCACCACTGCTGGACCTCCGGTGGATGATGTGACGGTGCCAAATGATCATG ATGCTGCAAAGATGAAGACTGTCTGGGTCGCCAGTGTCTGTGGTGTTGctgcctttgctgctgctgctgctgctgctgctgtcctggtGAAACTCT GCGTTTGTAAGAAGACGGCCAAAGGACTAAAGGGGCAAGAAGAAGAGATGATGCCAGACAACTATGAAATGGAAAACTTGAGGACCTGA
- the LOC121604557 gene encoding uncharacterized protein LOC121604557 isoform X2 → MIMKLVIALITASFAAGEPQAICPNQTIEAVEGENVDLQCYLDPWANVENYAVDWKRLDLNKLSDSGPYRCFVSKLMTRCNTTLIVKTKRDGSTTAGPPVDDVTVPNDHDAAKMKTVWVASVCGVAAFAAAAAAAAVLVKLCVCKKTAKGLKGQEEEMMPDNYEMENLRT, encoded by the exons ATGATCATGAAACTGGTAATTGCACTGATCACCGCATCGTTTGCTGCGG GAGAGCCTCAGGCCATTTGTCCAAATCAGACAATTGAGGCAGTGGAAGGTGAGAATGTCGATCTTCAATGTTATCTGGATCCCTGGGCCAACGTGGAGAATTATGCAGTGGACTGGAAAAGACTTGACCTCAACAAG CTGTCTGACAGTGGACCATACAGATGCTTTGTCTCAAAACTGATGACCCGTTGTAACACTACCCTCATTG tgaagacaaagagagatggTTCCACCACTGCTGGACCTCCGGTGGATGATGTGACGGTGCCAAATGATCATG ATGCTGCAAAGATGAAGACTGTCTGGGTCGCCAGTGTCTGTGGTGTTGctgcctttgctgctgctgctgctgctgctgctgtcctggtGAAACTCT GCGTTTGTAAGAAGACGGCCAAAGGACTAAAGGGGCAAGAAGAAGAGATGATGCCAGACAACTATGAAATGGAAAACTTGAGGACCTGA